The proteins below come from a single Miscanthus floridulus cultivar M001 chromosome 1, ASM1932011v1, whole genome shotgun sequence genomic window:
- the LOC136508066 gene encoding uncharacterized protein has translation MRPAAEVPVVISSDEEDGAQTPAAGKRKSPDAAALAWAEAILDQEDSDDAVLERVGYPATMLEILDSLKAETGIVVGDEGVVGAKNTSTVPVARGNDDDDDCVILDGDPDKPVAVAKEGDPRVMPLRMNCRELRRKER, from the exons ATGAGGCCTGCGGCGGAGGTGCCTGTTGTGATCAGTTCCGACGAGGAGGACGGCGCGCAGACGCCAGCCGCTGGCAAGCGCAAGTCACCGGACGCCGCCGCCCTTGCGTGGGCGGAGGCAATACTGGACCAAGAAGACTCCGACGACGCGGTTTTGGAGAGAGTGGGTTATCCGGCGACGATGCTGGAGATCTTGGATTCCCTGAAGGCTGAAACGGGGATTGTTGTTGGCGACGAGGGTGTGGTTGGTGCCAAGAACACGAGCACCGTGCCTGTTGCTCGtggcaacgacgacgacgatgattgCGTCATTCTTGACGGTGACCCTGATAAGCCGGTTGCCGTTGCCAAGGAGGGGGACCCTCGCGTGATGCCGCTGAGGATGAACTGCAGAGAGTTGCGGAGAAAGGAGAG ATAG